The following are encoded together in the Rhizoctonia solani chromosome 10, complete sequence genome:
- a CDS encoding F-box-like domain protein: protein MSPFSPCDPLHSLIVQLSGRAYSLNLDAGQDYDCAIHGGILSALFEGAVAGRLATITMSHEDIYHSVIKGKDHIGADPEDVRVNLLTEQLEEILSGVVALHLNRIYPQWNSRAFHGLVELRLRGMYSSVYIKEAEFVGILRLSPGLRILELGVEIDDPLPTNTRVTGVPLESLEILDLSGTRCYWHAIILRWLNPGSNPLQFKLYRGTCENLETKISLGPFLSRSHITRVFETGLKLLHILDLLELCPNLQEMVVSWVNACATDPLQIEDTGRISLTRLECLYVTGKSVQVEDIIALMNVPTFTVKTAVFYDCILLDGGIRIPIDQQLYGVPKISGALRDSLLSASTPERLL, encoded by the coding sequence ATGTCTCCCTTCAGCCCATGTGATCCTCTGCACAGTCTCATCGTTCAACTATCAGGTCGTGCCTATTCATTAAATCTAGATGCTGGCCAGGATTACGACTGCGCTATTCACGGTGGTATTCTATCGGCCCTATTTGAGGGTGCTGTAGCTGGAAGACTTGCAACAATAACGATGAGCCACGAAGATATTTACCACTCAGTTATCAAAGGGAAAGATCATATCGGTGCCGACCCAGAAGACGTTAGGGTAAACCTGCTCACGGAGCAGCTTGAAGAAATATTATCCGGTGTCGTCGCCTTACATCTTAACCGCATCTACCCTCAGTGGAATAGTCGTGCATTTCATGGTCTCGTGGAACTCCGCCTAAGAGGCATGTATTCATCGGTCTACATTAAAGAAGCAGAATTTGTAGGCATTCTGCGATTAAGCCCTGGGCTACGTATCCTTGAGCTGGGAGTTGAGATCGACGACCCGCTTCCGACCAATACGCGAGTGACTGGGGTACCCCTAGAGAGCCTGGAGATACTCGACCTGTCTGGAACGAGATGCTATTGGCATGCTATCATACTCCGGTGGCTCAATCCCGGGTCAAACCCACTTCAGTTCAAGTTATATCGAGGGACATGCGAGAATCTGGAGACAAAAATCAGTCTGGGTCCGTTCTTATCACGGTCCCACATCACTAGGGTGTTCGAAACAGGCTTAAAGCTCTTACACATCCTCGATCTACTTGAATTGTGCCCAAATCTTCAAGAAATGGTTGTATCCTGGGTGAACGCTTGTGCAACAGACCCTCTACAAATAGAAGATACTGGTCGTATAAGTTTGACTCGCTTGGAGTGCCTGTATGTTACTGGCAAATCGGTTCAGGTAGAGGACATTATCGCACTAATGAATGTTCCCACATTCACGGTCAAAACAGCCGTGTTTTACGATTGCATCCTCCTTGACGGGGGCATCCGTATCCCGATAGACCAACAACTCTACGGGgtcccgaaaatctcgggagcgctccgagactcgctattgtcggcgagcactccggAGCGTCTACTATGA